The following are encoded in a window of Rhizobium sp. WYJ-E13 genomic DNA:
- a CDS encoding DUF72 domain-containing protein: protein MAKTGTIRIGISGWTYTPWRGVFYPEGLTRKSELAFASRQFPSIEINGTFYGLQKPDAFASWRDETPDGFVFSVKGSRYITHLKRLRGVETPLANFLASGLLRLGPKLGPILWQFPPRQKFDAELFDHFLAMLPRDTDAAADMAERHDERLDGRAWTTSERTQPMRHALEIRHDSFCTPEFIELLRKHKVGLVVADTVEWPLLMDVTADFVYCRLHGPEQLYVSGYDDEALVRWAARIDAWTHGIEPDDAKRVEPPLKRSAKGRDVYVYFDNDVKVRAPTDARSLAGKLGVALPPDDSVAVKPTRRGGRTVVEEPRQHWPALRSGP, encoded by the coding sequence ATGGCAAAGACAGGCACGATCCGCATCGGCATATCGGGATGGACCTATACGCCCTGGCGCGGTGTCTTCTATCCCGAGGGACTGACCAGGAAGAGCGAGCTTGCCTTTGCCTCGCGGCAGTTTCCCTCCATCGAGATCAACGGCACGTTTTATGGGCTGCAGAAGCCGGATGCTTTCGCCAGTTGGCGCGATGAAACGCCTGACGGATTCGTCTTTTCGGTGAAGGGCTCGCGCTACATCACCCATCTCAAGCGGCTGCGAGGCGTCGAGACGCCGCTTGCCAATTTCCTCGCCTCGGGCCTGCTGCGACTGGGGCCGAAATTAGGGCCGATCCTCTGGCAATTTCCGCCAAGGCAGAAATTCGATGCCGAGCTCTTCGACCATTTTCTGGCAATGCTGCCAAGGGATACGGATGCTGCGGCCGATATGGCGGAACGGCACGACGAACGGCTCGACGGCCGCGCCTGGACGACGAGCGAGAGGACGCAGCCGATGCGTCATGCGCTGGAAATCCGTCATGATAGTTTCTGCACGCCTGAGTTCATCGAACTGCTGCGCAAACACAAGGTGGGGCTGGTGGTTGCCGATACGGTGGAATGGCCGCTGCTGATGGATGTGACGGCGGATTTCGTCTATTGCCGCCTGCATGGGCCCGAGCAGCTTTATGTCAGTGGCTATGATGACGAAGCGCTTGTTCGCTGGGCTGCACGCATCGATGCCTGGACGCATGGGATCGAGCCCGATGATGCGAAACGCGTCGAGCCGCCGCTGAAACGCTCGGCCAAGGGCCGCGATGTCTATGTCTATTTCGACAATGACGTGAAGGTACGCGCTCCCACCGATGCCCGTTCGCTCGCCGGGAAGCTCGGCGTCGCGCTGCCGCCGGATGACAGTGTTGCCGTCAAACCGACACGCCGTGGCGGCAGGACGGTGGTCGAGGAGCCGCGCCAGCACTGGCCGGCGTTGCGGTCGGGACCCTGA
- a CDS encoding methyltransferase, TIGR04325 family: MWKALAKELTPPVVLRAARKLRRRADDAVVVPRVGFFGNYSSYGEALADCDKDYQSDGILEVTRQNTKKVRDSGRVDISPHLAPFFSSFFLATADLGSSTTRVIDYGGAMGAHYFHVRKLLPSRYKLRWRVVDLPRTSQVASEEFASDELSFADKLDASAPADVIIASGVFQVLADPHDAIRRLLSIEGKHFIFPLIPIAESDEDRLTVEYVSPSLAEMSIPHWFFSRASIEQSLSSRRQLATWRHAEYTNPLDGKPCEYFGYHLVP; encoded by the coding sequence TTGTGGAAGGCTCTAGCAAAAGAACTTACACCGCCGGTGGTCCTTCGTGCAGCAAGGAAGCTTCGACGCCGCGCAGATGACGCGGTTGTCGTTCCTCGCGTCGGCTTCTTCGGCAACTATTCCAGCTACGGTGAAGCCCTGGCGGATTGCGACAAAGACTATCAGTCTGACGGTATTCTCGAAGTTACCCGGCAGAATACGAAGAAGGTGAGGGACTCCGGTCGGGTTGACATTTCACCTCACCTGGCGCCGTTTTTCTCCTCGTTCTTCCTGGCGACAGCAGACTTGGGATCGAGCACTACCAGGGTCATCGACTACGGCGGCGCGATGGGTGCACACTATTTCCATGTTCGCAAGCTGCTGCCGAGTAGGTACAAGTTGCGCTGGCGAGTTGTGGATCTTCCGAGAACGTCGCAGGTCGCGAGCGAGGAATTCGCAAGCGACGAACTCTCCTTTGCCGACAAACTGGACGCAAGTGCGCCCGCAGACGTCATCATTGCAAGCGGTGTGTTTCAGGTCCTTGCCGATCCGCATGATGCCATCAGGAGGCTTCTTTCGATCGAAGGGAAACACTTCATCTTCCCGTTGATTCCGATCGCAGAGAGTGACGAAGACCGCCTGACAGTCGAATATGTTTCTCCTTCTCTGGCTGAGATGTCGATCCCTCATTGGTTCTTCTCGCGGGCGTCAATCGAGCAAAGCTTGTCTTCCCGCCGCCAGCTCGCGACCTGGCGTCATGCTGAATATACCAATCCGCTCGACGGAAAGCCGTGCGAGTATTTCGGATATCACCTGGTTCCGTAG
- a CDS encoding sialate O-acetylesterase codes for MIHKWWSSLRSLKWDAWLGIALVPVMLFVGAATDYHRNPIPKAYYIAPPQSVIPGADPFLDLTDRVEVPTGNLARTAVLVFVGQTSVNNIPTPYVPVNGNIDQLNIYDGKLYRAKDPLLGINVAGSAVTDKRGTWMMRMADKLIADGHYDRVILVPMAVGATRVDQWADPFTWPFLGHNISVVGRRMRDAGLPCTAIMWGQGESDTIVNTPEAFYAASLQKVIAEFKRVIPGCPFLVAREAYFNGKTNRGVLAAQASVVDNQTVFAGEDVESIGSADRYDNTQLNEAGAEKRATLAVAALKAALDL; via the coding sequence ATGATTCACAAATGGTGGTCATCCCTGCGGTCATTAAAATGGGATGCTTGGCTTGGTATCGCGCTCGTGCCGGTCATGCTGTTCGTGGGAGCCGCGACTGACTATCACCGCAACCCAATTCCAAAAGCCTATTACATAGCCCCTCCGCAAAGCGTTATCCCGGGAGCCGATCCTTTCCTCGACCTGACGGACCGAGTGGAAGTGCCAACAGGCAATCTCGCAAGAACCGCCGTTCTTGTTTTCGTCGGCCAAACGAGCGTCAACAACATCCCGACACCGTATGTCCCAGTCAACGGGAATATCGATCAACTCAACATCTACGACGGCAAGCTTTACAGGGCGAAGGACCCGCTGCTGGGTATCAATGTCGCCGGCAGCGCCGTCACCGACAAGCGCGGGACCTGGATGATGCGAATGGCCGATAAGCTCATCGCTGACGGGCATTACGACCGCGTCATTCTCGTCCCGATGGCGGTCGGCGCTACGCGTGTCGATCAATGGGCCGACCCGTTCACCTGGCCGTTCCTGGGGCACAACATCAGCGTGGTCGGTCGCAGGATGCGTGATGCGGGTCTTCCATGTACCGCTATCATGTGGGGTCAGGGCGAAAGCGACACGATCGTCAACACACCCGAAGCCTTCTATGCCGCCAGTCTGCAGAAGGTGATTGCGGAGTTCAAGCGGGTTATCCCTGGATGCCCGTTTCTCGTCGCACGCGAAGCATATTTCAATGGCAAAACGAACAGGGGCGTTCTGGCAGCACAGGCTTCGGTCGTCGACAACCAGACCGTGTTTGCCGGCGAGGACGTTGAATCGATTGGCTCCGCTGATCGCTACGACAATACGCAGCTGAATGAAGCAGGCGCAGAAAAGCGCGCCACGCTGGCCGTTGCAGCCTTAAAGGCCGCGTTGGACCTCTGA
- a CDS encoding site-specific integrase: protein MAISLNKLTAKQVTSIKEPGRHSDGGSLYLVVDKSGAKRWVFLYRRNDRQREMGLGGIDTVTLASARELAAEARRKLQAGIDPIEAKKAVIDEIPTFGDCADDFIETMKPSFRNAKHIAQWEMTLREYAKPLRSKVVNEITTSDVLEALKPIWLTKSETASRVRGRIERVLDAAKAQGYRSGENPARWRGNLQNLLPKRKKLVRGHHVALSYKNVPTFMAALRERIAVAARALEYTILTAARSGETYGMKWREIDRKEAVWTVPPERMKAFREHRVPLTPRALAILDEMALFGTNPDAYVFPGQQKKKKGRPLSGMAMEMVLRRMKVDVTVHGFRSSFRDWCGEETSFPREIAEAALSHVVGDETEQAYRRGDALAKRRRLMTAWANYCEPKTDNVIPMKRRVGT from the coding sequence GTGGCGATCTCACTCAATAAATTGACCGCGAAGCAGGTCACCAGCATCAAGGAACCCGGTCGTCACAGCGACGGCGGTAGCCTCTATCTCGTTGTCGATAAGTCCGGCGCCAAACGGTGGGTCTTCCTGTATCGTCGAAATGATCGCCAGCGTGAAATGGGCCTGGGTGGCATTGACACCGTAACCCTGGCGAGCGCGCGAGAGCTGGCTGCCGAGGCGCGCCGGAAGCTGCAGGCCGGCATTGATCCGATCGAAGCGAAGAAGGCCGTCATCGACGAAATACCGACCTTTGGTGATTGCGCAGACGACTTCATAGAAACCATGAAGCCATCCTTCCGGAACGCGAAGCATATTGCGCAATGGGAGATGACATTGCGCGAATATGCGAAGCCGCTCCGGTCGAAGGTGGTCAACGAGATCACGACATCTGATGTTCTTGAGGCTCTGAAACCGATCTGGTTGACGAAATCGGAAACAGCCTCTCGGGTGCGTGGCCGCATAGAGCGTGTGCTCGACGCTGCCAAAGCCCAAGGCTATCGGTCGGGCGAGAATCCCGCCCGATGGCGTGGCAATCTTCAGAACTTGTTGCCGAAGCGGAAGAAGCTCGTCCGCGGCCATCACGTCGCGCTTTCATACAAGAACGTGCCGACTTTCATGGCTGCTTTGCGCGAGCGAATAGCAGTCGCCGCCAGGGCGCTCGAATACACGATCCTCACCGCCGCCAGATCGGGCGAGACGTATGGAATGAAGTGGCGGGAGATCGATCGCAAGGAAGCTGTGTGGACCGTGCCGCCGGAGCGCATGAAGGCCTTCCGCGAACACCGGGTGCCGTTGACGCCGCGGGCGCTGGCTATCCTCGACGAAATGGCGCTTTTCGGTACCAATCCCGACGCCTACGTCTTCCCCGGCCAGCAGAAGAAAAAGAAGGGCCGCCCGCTATCGGGCATGGCAATGGAAATGGTACTGCGGCGGATGAAGGTTGACGTCACCGTGCACGGCTTCCGGTCATCTTTCCGCGACTGGTGCGGCGAAGAAACCAGCTTTCCGCGCGAGATCGCGGAAGCCGCTCTTTCCCATGTCGTGGGTGACGAGACGGAACAGGCATACCGCCGCGGCGATGCGCTGGCAAAGCGCCGCCGGCTGATGACGGCGTGGGCGAACTATTGCGAGCCAAAGACCGACAACGTCATTCCGATGAAGCGGCGCGTGGGGACGTGA
- a CDS encoding AAA family ATPase, which yields MKFSDVQLFGYASFEETEIIRLGQGINFFVGQNNTGKSALLQSFRPSLQQSPHRNVDSFRPEHLRPSIQDATIQFSGIELWRAWRKAGWELAWTLGGDREHYSRVVSDFFSQASWAAKIRRADGTNDLTNKPPPRGEGPTVVRFRATVDGPEFTGYDNTRDVELLDVINARWGEAVFFFDAQRSNVGRCQINMSAMLLPNASNLPAVLMRMQGDRGDLFRTLVQHMRDIFPTVRNLSISSESGSSDLEILVWPVVEQQYRELATSLNASGTGLSQVLAILTVAMTMEDAVIVIDEISSFLHPAAAKALVRILESHYGGHQYMISTHSPEVLSACRPSTIHLVTKTDFTSAVVPINVENVGQLRVLTNELGVSMTDVFASDRIIWVEGPTEELAFPYIFEETRDDSSAERHQRTPQFTAVIATGDFTAKRTRPDLIFAIYDRLSNAASVLSGAATFAFDAEGLNEGQMTDLTRRAKDRLLFLPRRMFECYLLHPAAIAAVMNASLDDAPVSVEAVEAFLSAESGAAKYKAVKEWKGDLQEEKWLAKVDAANMLSDLFDSLSGARLTFSKRVHSFGILKEILATDRAHLDGLIHFVKQLVALSRS from the coding sequence GTGAAATTTTCCGACGTGCAGCTTTTTGGGTACGCAAGCTTTGAAGAGACCGAAATCATTCGGCTTGGGCAAGGGATTAACTTCTTCGTCGGTCAAAATAATACCGGCAAATCAGCGTTGCTGCAAAGCTTTAGGCCGAGCCTTCAGCAAAGCCCTCACCGCAATGTCGACAGCTTTCGACCGGAGCATCTCCGCCCATCAATTCAAGATGCGACAATCCAGTTCTCGGGCATAGAATTGTGGCGTGCATGGCGAAAGGCCGGATGGGAACTTGCCTGGACTTTAGGTGGCGATCGCGAGCACTATTCTCGCGTCGTAAGTGATTTCTTCTCGCAAGCGAGTTGGGCTGCGAAAATCCGGCGTGCAGACGGTACCAATGATCTGACCAACAAGCCTCCTCCGCGCGGGGAAGGTCCGACGGTGGTCAGATTTAGGGCTACAGTGGATGGTCCAGAATTTACGGGGTACGACAACACCAGAGACGTCGAACTTCTTGATGTGATAAACGCGCGATGGGGTGAGGCTGTCTTCTTCTTTGATGCGCAACGTTCCAATGTTGGTAGGTGTCAGATTAATATGTCGGCAATGCTCCTGCCGAACGCTTCTAACCTTCCTGCAGTGTTGATGCGAATGCAGGGCGATCGCGGTGATCTCTTCCGGACACTTGTGCAGCACATGCGAGATATTTTCCCTACCGTCCGGAACTTGAGCATTTCTAGCGAGAGTGGCTCATCCGATCTTGAAATTCTTGTTTGGCCGGTCGTTGAGCAACAATATCGAGAACTGGCTACATCTTTGAATGCAAGCGGCACTGGTCTTTCTCAGGTTCTTGCGATCCTGACGGTTGCGATGACAATGGAAGATGCCGTCATCGTAATCGACGAAATCAGCAGTTTCCTGCATCCAGCGGCAGCCAAGGCCCTGGTTAGAATTCTCGAAAGTCACTACGGCGGACATCAGTACATGATCTCGACGCACTCTCCCGAAGTGCTATCAGCTTGTAGGCCGTCGACCATCCATTTGGTCACGAAAACGGACTTCACTTCGGCTGTGGTGCCAATAAATGTCGAAAACGTCGGCCAATTGCGCGTTCTCACAAACGAGCTTGGCGTATCCATGACGGATGTTTTCGCATCAGACCGGATCATTTGGGTGGAGGGGCCGACCGAGGAACTCGCTTTTCCATATATCTTTGAGGAAACGCGGGACGACAGCTCGGCCGAGCGGCACCAGCGAACACCACAGTTTACGGCCGTCATCGCGACAGGCGATTTCACCGCGAAACGCACACGCCCTGACTTGATCTTCGCTATCTACGATCGCTTGAGCAACGCGGCGTCCGTTCTATCAGGCGCGGCTACCTTTGCCTTCGACGCAGAAGGGCTGAACGAGGGGCAGATGACGGATCTGACGCGACGCGCGAAAGACCGGCTGCTCTTTCTGCCGCGACGCATGTTCGAATGCTACCTGCTTCACCCCGCCGCGATTGCTGCGGTTATGAATGCGTCGCTAGATGATGCGCCGGTGTCGGTCGAAGCGGTCGAAGCGTTCTTGAGCGCCGAAAGCGGTGCGGCGAAATACAAAGCAGTAAAGGAATGGAAGGGAGACTTGCAGGAGGAAAAGTGGTTGGCGAAAGTCGACGCTGCGAACATGCTAAGCGATCTGTTCGATAGCCTTTCTGGCGCCCGGCTCACATTCTCAAAGCGCGTCCACTCTTTCGGGATCTTAAAGGAGATCCTGGCGACAGATCGCGCCCACCTTGATGGCCTCATCCATTTCGTAAAGCAACTCGTTGCTCTGTCTAGGAGCTGA
- a CDS encoding P-loop NTPase fold protein, giving the protein MKLFPPQEKLSIYEQGFDGADLLGRREAGQRLSELLEKVEDPVVVAVDGPWGSGKSHFLKRWVGAHRLENGGTATTIYFDAFANDFLDDPLIALTGAIGERLPAGKDQDHWKTAKTVAYKLARPLLRLGAAAATAGATEIAGPVLDAVIEAGGKEAEKAAEDFWRREDGRKAAMLKFQECLAQLTEAGAPLIVVIDELDRCRPDYALSVLEVIKHFFAVPRVHFVMGVNLDALEHIVRARYGIGVNAHDYLKRFISLSMQLPDWVGGANSVRAQIRYFESAASAMGVDQKLAGEVARHLKLAAGPAAISLRDVEKILTRLVLLPKAKEISGFYHGWQTVIISHVLFQAVRPELFQAALRGSLSLADIDSFYGITNAMIDSSAKGSGEYDHVAFIIRGVWQFALTGGNEPAQDKDNFSRSFDSFGLRSGASILPQVQRDYFGLFQVND; this is encoded by the coding sequence ATGAAGCTCTTTCCCCCTCAAGAAAAACTTTCAATCTATGAACAAGGGTTCGACGGCGCAGATTTATTAGGACGTCGGGAAGCGGGCCAACGTCTGTCGGAGCTTTTGGAAAAGGTCGAGGACCCTGTCGTTGTCGCAGTCGATGGCCCTTGGGGAAGCGGTAAATCGCATTTCCTGAAGAGGTGGGTGGGCGCGCATCGGTTAGAGAACGGCGGGACAGCAACAACCATTTACTTCGATGCTTTTGCCAATGACTTTCTTGATGACCCGCTTATCGCATTGACCGGTGCAATCGGAGAGCGCCTTCCAGCCGGGAAGGACCAGGACCACTGGAAGACGGCCAAGACGGTGGCCTACAAACTGGCTCGCCCGCTTCTGCGTCTAGGCGCCGCCGCCGCAACGGCCGGCGCTACCGAGATTGCCGGTCCCGTGCTCGATGCAGTCATTGAAGCCGGAGGGAAAGAGGCGGAGAAAGCTGCGGAGGACTTCTGGCGTCGAGAGGATGGTCGTAAAGCGGCTATGCTCAAATTTCAGGAATGCCTCGCCCAATTGACTGAAGCGGGCGCGCCACTAATCGTCGTGATTGACGAACTGGATCGATGCAGGCCAGATTACGCCTTGAGCGTTTTAGAAGTGATAAAACACTTTTTCGCGGTCCCAAGAGTGCACTTTGTGATGGGTGTAAATCTTGACGCCTTGGAACACATTGTTCGGGCGAGATATGGCATCGGCGTCAACGCCCATGATTATCTGAAACGCTTTATCTCCCTGTCGATGCAGCTTCCCGATTGGGTCGGCGGTGCGAACAGCGTCAGAGCTCAAATCAGATATTTCGAGAGCGCGGCTTCGGCCATGGGTGTTGACCAGAAGTTGGCGGGTGAGGTTGCCCGCCACCTTAAGCTGGCCGCGGGGCCGGCTGCGATCTCGTTGAGAGACGTAGAAAAGATTTTGACACGCCTAGTTCTGTTACCAAAGGCTAAAGAAATAAGCGGCTTTTATCACGGCTGGCAAACAGTGATCATTTCGCATGTCCTCTTTCAAGCGGTCAGACCTGAACTGTTTCAGGCTGCGCTGCGCGGATCGCTTTCCTTGGCGGATATCGACAGCTTCTACGGCATCACCAATGCGATGATAGACAGCAGCGCAAAAGGGAGTGGTGAGTACGATCATGTCGCCTTCATAATTCGCGGCGTATGGCAGTTTGCTTTGACGGGCGGTAACGAACCAGCTCAAGACAAAGACAATTTCTCACGGTCATTTGACAGCTTCGGATTGCGGTCGGGGGCTTCAATCTTACCGCAGGTACAGCGTGACTACTTCGGATTATTCCAGGTGAACGACTAA
- a CDS encoding HNH endonuclease, producing the protein MAIRFTIDHYEPRSARPDLENNYSNLMWACDECNTRKGSRSPPESARSEGLRYFRPDEDYREEHFERTGLRLKGLTQPGDFTIEAVDLNRANLRRLREMRVRIGECDEAVSGGIMALINFPIDRLPPEIRSKVANMAKRFSDAQAEQAQSIDDILRERAHSPFLDEVDDAAEQNQRKARLREYEALYPDAWRRTRKESL; encoded by the coding sequence ATGGCTATACGGTTTACCATTGATCACTATGAGCCGCGATCAGCTCGGCCTGATCTTGAAAACAACTATAGCAATCTGATGTGGGCCTGTGACGAATGCAATACACGGAAGGGGAGCCGCTCACCGCCCGAAAGCGCAAGAAGCGAGGGGCTACGATATTTTCGACCGGATGAAGATTATCGAGAGGAACACTTTGAGCGGACAGGGCTCCGTCTTAAAGGCCTCACGCAGCCAGGCGATTTCACGATTGAAGCGGTCGACCTTAATCGCGCAAATTTGAGGCGTCTTCGTGAGATGCGTGTGCGCATTGGCGAGTGTGATGAGGCCGTCTCTGGCGGGATAATGGCATTAATCAACTTTCCGATCGACCGGCTTCCTCCTGAAATTCGGAGTAAAGTTGCGAATATGGCCAAACGGTTTTCTGATGCGCAAGCCGAACAGGCCCAATCAATTGACGATATCCTCCGGGAACGCGCGCACTCGCCCTTTCTTGACGAAGTCGATGATGCTGCGGAGCAGAACCAGCGAAAAGCTAGACTTCGAGAATATGAGGCACTTTATCCGGATGCTTGGAGGCGCACGCGAAAAGAGAGCTTATGA
- a CDS encoding thermonuclease family protein, with protein MKLGLVAVALALISSPAFGTETITGRASVVDGDTIDISGTRIRFNGIDAPESWQKCRRADGTEYRCGTAAAFALDDFLAASRSTRCEPVDVDRYHRIVADCFRADGKNVNAWPVRTGNAVDWVRYSHGAFAGEQTAAKVDKMGIWAGAFDLPCHARARRARHPTAC; from the coding sequence ATGAAACTAGGCCTTGTTGCTGTTGCCCTCGCGCTCATATCGTCTCCCGCATTCGGCACCGAGACGATTACCGGCAGGGCTTCCGTCGTCGACGGCGACACCATCGATATCAGCGGCACGCGAATTCGCTTCAACGGCATCGATGCGCCGGAGAGCTGGCAGAAGTGCCGGCGGGCAGATGGGACCGAATATCGATGCGGCACCGCGGCAGCCTTCGCGCTGGACGATTTCCTGGCGGCGTCACGGTCAACACGTTGCGAGCCGGTCGACGTCGATCGATATCACAGGATCGTTGCCGACTGCTTCCGCGCTGACGGCAAGAACGTCAACGCCTGGCCGGTGCGTACCGGCAACGCGGTCGATTGGGTTCGATACAGCCACGGCGCATTCGCAGGCGAGCAGACCGCGGCGAAGGTGGATAAGATGGGCATTTGGGCGGGCGCTTTTGATTTACCCTGCCATGCGCGAGCGCGCAGGGCTCGTCACCCAACAGCGTGCTAA
- a CDS encoding recombinase family protein — translation MKTILYARVSTVDQTADHQLTQARQAGFEIDEVVVDQGVSGVNVPLAERPEGRRLFDMLRKGDTLVVRWVDRLGRNYADVTDAVRHFIRKGVIIKTVINNLTFDGTTTEPMQMAMRDAMIGFMAGAAQSQAEALKIAQRAGIDHAKAQNKPRTYKGRKPSYTRAQFDTIARMLAEGGGASEISKATGLTRQTILRIRTDPSAANDALADWGL, via the coding sequence GTGAAAACCATCCTCTACGCTCGCGTGTCCACCGTTGATCAGACGGCAGATCACCAGCTTACCCAAGCCCGCCAGGCAGGTTTCGAGATCGACGAGGTCGTCGTCGATCAAGGCGTGTCAGGCGTCAACGTTCCACTCGCCGAGAGGCCGGAAGGGCGTCGGCTGTTCGATATGCTTCGGAAAGGCGATACCCTTGTCGTTAGATGGGTTGACCGCCTGGGGCGCAACTACGCCGACGTAACTGACGCTGTTCGCCACTTCATCCGCAAGGGCGTGATCATCAAGACGGTGATCAACAACCTGACTTTCGACGGCACGACAACAGAGCCTATGCAGATGGCAATGCGCGACGCGATGATAGGCTTCATGGCTGGCGCTGCTCAATCGCAAGCGGAAGCTCTCAAGATCGCGCAGCGGGCCGGCATCGATCACGCCAAGGCGCAGAACAAGCCGCGGACCTACAAAGGCCGGAAACCTTCATACACGCGGGCGCAGTTCGATACGATCGCGCGAATGCTAGCAGAGGGCGGCGGGGCGTCGGAGATCAGCAAGGCAACTGGTTTGACACGGCAAACAATCCTTCGCATTCGAACCGACCCATCGGCGGCTAACGACGCGTTGGCGGATTGGGGACTGTAA